In Diachasmimorpha longicaudata isolate KC_UGA_2023 chromosome 4, iyDiaLong2, whole genome shotgun sequence, a single genomic region encodes these proteins:
- the LOC135161303 gene encoding germinal-center associated nuclear protein isoform X1, whose protein sequence is MSGSILGRCSSMCPDKERRFREKEGLLHPFEIVESQKNVKKPEADPQKIIKCYSRSGAGKSMVHDLTQLRPGPVLLSTLRYLFTQIVTRSDVDWAVIYNFVFDRLRAVRQDLIIQRLDVSTTIKILEPIVRFHVYAAQRLCDRSLEDFVPKFNNQHLLECIKELLVKYDERDLESSNLFCSNRAQIETLYLLLYLGESATIERALKLPAEYRKSPTMKMAVKISLAWYVRNYVQVCRAIVKLPPLLAMAAMINLPRIRRDTLQVMSSAYNSTQLCYSGEDLRKLLLYKSTEQLHAECRNFGLDIINENICFQKCKFKVHEREGKLQKAFPDEMLHLFLPKIILN, encoded by the exons ATGTCAGGTTCGATCCTAGGAAGGTGCTCGTCGATGTGCCCTGATAAGGAACGACGTTT tcgGGAAAAAGAAGGATTATTACATCCATTTGAAATTGTTGAATCCCAAAAGAATGTGAAGAAACCTGAAGCTGACCCTCAGAAGATCATAAAATGTTACAGTAGATCAGGCGCCGGGAAGTCAATGGTACATGACTTGACCCAGCTGAGGCCAGGGCCAGTTCTGCTTTCTACCCTTAGATACCTATTTACTCA GATTGTCACAAGATCAGACGTAGATTGGGCAGTTATATATAATTTTGTATTCGATCGTCTGAGGGCAGTCAGACAAGATTTGATTATTCAGAGACTCGACGTCTCCACGACTATCAAGATTTTGGAGCCAATCGTCAGGTTTCATGTTTATGCTGCACAAAG ATTATGCGACAGAAGTCTTGAGGATTTCGTTCCGAAATTCAACAATCAGCACTTGTTAGAATGCATCAAAGAACTTCTCGTCAAGTACGATGAACGAGATCTCGAGTCGAGCAATTTATTCTGTAGTAACAGAGCACAAATCGAAACGCTGTATCTTTTACTGTACCTGGGGGAGTCTGCGACTATAGAAAGAGCATTGAAACTTCCAGCAGAGTACAG GAAGTCCCCCACTATGAAAATGGCGGTGAAGATATCCCTCGCCTGGTACGTCAGGAATTATGTGCAAGTATGTCGTGCAATTGTAAAGCTACCACCTCTATTAGCAATGGCAGCAATGATCAATTTGCCACGAATAAGACG TGACACTCTCCAAGTCATGAGTTCTGCATACAATAGTACTCAGCTGTGCTACTCTGGAGAGGATCTCAGGAAACTTTTGCTGTACAAGAGTACGGAACAATTGCACGCGGAATGCAGGAATTTCGGGCTGGACATCATCAATGAGAATATTTGTTTCCAGAAATGCAAATTCAAGGTGCATGAGAGAGAG GGAAAGCTCCAGAAAGCCTTTCCCGACGAAATGCTGCACTTATTTTTACCTAAGATCATTCTCAACTAG
- the LOC135161303 gene encoding uncharacterized protein LOC135161303 isoform X2, whose translation MSGSILGRCSSMCPDKERRFREKEGLLHPFEIVESQKNVKKPEADPQKIIKCYSRSGAGKSMVHDLTQLRPGPVLLSTLRYLFTQLCDRSLEDFVPKFNNQHLLECIKELLVKYDERDLESSNLFCSNRAQIETLYLLLYLGESATIERALKLPAEYRKSPTMKMAVKISLAWYVRNYVQVCRAIVKLPPLLAMAAMINLPRIRRDTLQVMSSAYNSTQLCYSGEDLRKLLLYKSTEQLHAECRNFGLDIINENICFQKCKFKVHEREGKLQKAFPDEMLHLFLPKIILN comes from the exons ATGTCAGGTTCGATCCTAGGAAGGTGCTCGTCGATGTGCCCTGATAAGGAACGACGTTT tcgGGAAAAAGAAGGATTATTACATCCATTTGAAATTGTTGAATCCCAAAAGAATGTGAAGAAACCTGAAGCTGACCCTCAGAAGATCATAAAATGTTACAGTAGATCAGGCGCCGGGAAGTCAATGGTACATGACTTGACCCAGCTGAGGCCAGGGCCAGTTCTGCTTTCTACCCTTAGATACCTATTTACTCA ATTATGCGACAGAAGTCTTGAGGATTTCGTTCCGAAATTCAACAATCAGCACTTGTTAGAATGCATCAAAGAACTTCTCGTCAAGTACGATGAACGAGATCTCGAGTCGAGCAATTTATTCTGTAGTAACAGAGCACAAATCGAAACGCTGTATCTTTTACTGTACCTGGGGGAGTCTGCGACTATAGAAAGAGCATTGAAACTTCCAGCAGAGTACAG GAAGTCCCCCACTATGAAAATGGCGGTGAAGATATCCCTCGCCTGGTACGTCAGGAATTATGTGCAAGTATGTCGTGCAATTGTAAAGCTACCACCTCTATTAGCAATGGCAGCAATGATCAATTTGCCACGAATAAGACG TGACACTCTCCAAGTCATGAGTTCTGCATACAATAGTACTCAGCTGTGCTACTCTGGAGAGGATCTCAGGAAACTTTTGCTGTACAAGAGTACGGAACAATTGCACGCGGAATGCAGGAATTTCGGGCTGGACATCATCAATGAGAATATTTGTTTCCAGAAATGCAAATTCAAGGTGCATGAGAGAGAG GGAAAGCTCCAGAAAGCCTTTCCCGACGAAATGCTGCACTTATTTTTACCTAAGATCATTCTCAACTAG
- the LOC135161306 gene encoding tRNA methyltransferase 10 homolog A gives MEGTGQSVASTIMEMKDENSEEVLHETESQKDNLDSVIGNLSKNQLKKIKKREKWLSRKAEKRLKERAKTREKRAFARANNIDLGPSRKALKKCTMAVSPCKVTLAIDMSFDHLMIDKDIAKLIKQILRCYTLNRRALAPVQFSVTSFSGKSQQEMEKHNGYQHWDVNFYSQSYLEMYETKKIIYLTSESDNVIDNLEQDFVYIIGGLVDHNQQKGLCHELAQKAGVAHARLPLDKFLKMKSRKVLTIDHVFEILLRVTEGKTWQDAFLQVLPLRKNAEPMLFPAGTPCDKSLSQDSPELADKMISE, from the exons ATGGAAGGTACCGGTCAGAGCGTAGCATCAACAATAATGGAAATGAAGGACGAGAATTCAGAGGAAGTTCTTCATGAAACAGAATCTCAAAAAGACAATTTGGACAGTGTTATAGGTAATTTGAGTAAAAAccagctaaaaaaaataaaaaagagggaaaaatggCTGTCAAGGAAGGCGGAGAAAAG ACTGAAGGAGCGTGCAAAAACCAGGGAAAAAAGGGCATTTGCTCGAGCCAATAACATCGACCTGGGCCCCTCGAGGAAGGCTCTCAAAAAATGCACAATGGCTGTCAGTCCATGCAAAGTAACTCTTGCCATCGACATGTCATTCGATCATCTAATGATCGATAAGGATATagctaaattaattaaacaaattctCAGGTGTTACACGTTGAATCGACGAGCACTAGCACCTGTGCAATTCTCGGTTACTAGTTTCAGTGGAAAGTCCCAACAGGAGATGGAGAAGCACAACGGCTATCAGCATTGGGAT gtgAACTTTTATTCGCAGTCTTACCTCGAAATgtatgaaacgaaaaaaattatttacctgACTTCAGAATCCGATAACGTGATTGATAATTTAGAGCAAGATTTCGTGTACATAATTGGAGGATTGGTAGATCATAACCAACAAAAG ggaTTATGCCATGAATTAGCACAAAAGGCTGGGGTGGCTCATGCACGTCTACCTTTAGACAAATTCCTCAAGATGAAGAGTCGGAAAGTACTGACGATAGATCATG TATTTGAAATTCTCCTGAGGGTGACAGAAGGCAAAACCTGGCAGGATGCTTTCCTCCAAGTGCTTCCTCTCCGGAAAAACGCCGAGCCCATGTTATTCCCCGCTGGTACCCCCTGTGATAAATCCCTAAGCCAGGATTCCCCAGAATTAGCTGACAAAATGATTTCCGAATAA
- the LOC135161304 gene encoding reticulophagy regulator 2-like: MEKLSKIACSFRWAWGGHRGPHAENTRSVEGDMETSKRIFGILESILLWENSVNSISVVVVFNILFWGIVVLEIRGFAAASSAALVVILCYSTLEAQVEKEKGGSESTISHPKPEKIEKLITKVKSTCDGLRTLRENQPGMFCAGVCSASLILWLIGRAISGLLLTYTLCMSILLGPVLLLRLPSKIFPTKEWDNEMEEFLPAVTEDNMEVLKRAGENGDPCPTPHDTKTADDPFNDDELIGLKMPSHEEGSTDGLELSELELSTEGDNDNADIKMQTGHFEGSSSSEDDGDLGLKNPDTSSSSGDSESEFEIIDSHEITGFDSNL, from the exons ATGGAGAAGCTGTCGAAAATAGCTTGTTCCTTTCGATGGGCCTGGGGTGGACATCGGGGACCTCATGCTGAGAATACGAGGAGTGTCGAGGGAGATATGGAAACCTCCAAGAGAATTTTCGGTATTTTGGAGAGCATCCTTCTGTGGGAGAATTCAGTCAACAGTATTTCTGTCGTTGTTGTATTCAACATTCTATTCTG GGGGATAGTTGTATTGGAGATCCGGGGTTTTGCTGCGGCCAGCAGTGCCGCGCTCGTTGTGATCCTCTGCTACAGTACCCTCGAGGCACAAGTTGAAAAAGAGAAGGGCGGGTCGGAGTCGACAAT AAGCCACCCGAAgcccgaaaaaatcgaaaaattaatcaccAAAGTCAAATCAACGTGCGATGGCTTGAGAACACTACGAGAGAATCAACCTGGAATG TTCTGCGCTGGTGTTTGCTCAGCCTCGTTGATACTATGGCTAATAGGTCGTGCAATCAGTGGACTTCTACTTACATACACGTTATGTATGAGCATTTTACTGGGACCTGTATTATTACTCCGGCTACCGAgtaaaattttcccaacgAAAG AATGGGACAATGAGATGGAAGAATTTTTACCAGCAGTTACAGAGGATAATATGGAGGTCCTGAAAAGAGCGGGAGAGAATGGAGATCCTTGTCCAACGCCACATGACACCAAGACCGCGGAtg ATCCATTTAATGACGACGAACTTATCGGATTGAAAATGCCATCTCACGAAGAGGGCAGCACAGATGGTCTAGAGCTGTCCGAATTGGAATTGAGTACAGAAGGTGACAATGACAATGCTGATATCAAAATGCAGACTGGACATTTTGAAGGGAGTTCCTCTTCAGAGGACGACGGGGATCTTGGATTGAAAAATCCAGACACATCGAGTAGCAGCGGCGACAGCGAGAGCGAATTCGAGATAATCGACAGCCATGAAATCACTGGGTTTGACAGTAatctatga
- the LOC135161308 gene encoding ras-related protein M-Ras-like isoform X1, whose amino-acid sequence MTRPPNNENLLTFKLVVVGDGGVGKSALTIQFFQKLFVTDYDPTIEDSYIQHTEVDKQWCILDVLDTAGQEEFSAMREQYMRKGDGFLLVYSVTDKQSYENIVNFYTQILRVKDRDVYPMLLVANKVDLVHLRKVTEEQGRELAHRLGIPYIETSAKDPPLNVDAAFHEVVRIIWNQPPTELEKNRRKRRRSGKCNIL is encoded by the exons ATGACAAGACCGCCGAACAACGAGAATCTACTGACGTTCAAGCTAGTTGTGGTGGGTGATGGGGGTGTTGGCAAGAGTGCCCTGACTATTCAGTTCTTCCAGAAGCTCTTTGTAACGGACTACGACCCAACGATAGAGGACAGCTACATCCAGCACACCGAGGTGGACAAACAATGGTGCATCCTGGATGTGCTGGACACAGCCGGACAGGAGGAGTTCAGTGCAATGCGAGAGCAATACATGCGCAAAGGGGATGGCTTCCTCCTGGTGTACTCCGTTACAGACAAACAGTCTTACGAGAATATTGTCAATTTTTACACGCAAATACTGCGGGTCAAGGACAGAGACGTTTATCCGATGTTATTAGTTGCTAATAAAGTGGATTTGGTGCATTTGAGAAAAGTTACTGAGGAACAAGGGAGGGAATTGGCCCACAGATTGGGCATTCCTTACATTGAAACGTCCGCGAAAGATCCACCACTTAACGTTGATGCGGCTTTTCACGAG GTCGTGCGGATAATCTGGAATCAACCGCCCACAGAGCTGGAGAAGAATCGTCGAAAAAGAAGGCGATCTGGAAAATGCAACATTCTGTGA
- the LOC135161308 gene encoding ras-related protein M-Ras-like isoform X2, with product MTRPPNNENLLTFKLVVVGDGGVGKSALTIQFFQKLFVTDYDPTIEDSYIQHTEVDKQWCILDVLDTAGQEEFSAMREQYMRKGDGFLLVYSVTDKQSYENIVNFYTQILRVKDRDVYPMLLVANKVDLVHLRKVTEEQGRELAHRLGIPYIETSAKDPPLNVDAAFHE from the exons ATGACAAGACCGCCGAACAACGAGAATCTACTGACGTTCAAGCTAGTTGTGGTGGGTGATGGGGGTGTTGGCAAGAGTGCCCTGACTATTCAGTTCTTCCAGAAGCTCTTTGTAACGGACTACGACCCAACGATAGAGGACAGCTACATCCAGCACACCGAGGTGGACAAACAATGGTGCATCCTGGATGTGCTGGACACAGCCGGACAGGAGGAGTTCAGTGCAATGCGAGAGCAATACATGCGCAAAGGGGATGGCTTCCTCCTGGTGTACTCCGTTACAGACAAACAGTCTTACGAGAATATTGTCAATTTTTACACGCAAATACTGCGGGTCAAGGACAGAGACGTTTATCCGATGTTATTAGTTGCTAATAAAGTGGATTTGGTGCATTTGAGAAAAGTTACTGAGGAACAAGGGAGGGAATTGGCCCACAGATTGGGCATTCCTTACATTGAAACGTCCGCGAAAGATCCACCACTTAACGTTGATGCGGCTTTTCACGAG TAG